Genomic DNA from Ilyobacter polytropus DSM 2926:
TCCAAAAGTTAGTCCGAAATATTTTGCCATAAAATAATTTTTTTTGGCTCTAAAGCAATTTGGTTTTACTTCACATTTGGTATATTGCTTAAAAAATTCATAGTGAGAAAATTCTGATTCAGCTAGTTTTATAAGTGTCTCCTTATTATTTTCTCCGCTTATTTTTGAGAGCATCATATAAGTATGATGCTCTGTTATCTCATCTTTTTGGAATTTTTTCAGAATTTTTATGAGGTCTTTTTCCAATATATCACCCCCTATACCCTAGAAACTCACCTTACTATATATTTTATTTTATTATTTAGATATAAGTATTACTGAACTTTTAGGATGTACCAGATATTTTCTTCTTTGTACTATAGTTGGCTCTTCAAGGAAATCCTCTTCTAAATATGTATCTACCACCCTATACCATTTCTTCCCATTCTTAAGAATAGGCAGTTCGAAGATAAGTGTCTCGTGATATGAGTTCAAAGCTACGTATATATCATTATCTGTTTCTTCAATGTCCCTGGTGTCTCCTCCGTCAATCATAAAGGCAATACTTCTCGAATAGTGTGACCAATCCGGAGTACAGGCCTTTACTCCATGCCAGGTTATATCACTATAACCATCTCCATCTATGTCTGTGTCAGTAAAAAAATGTTCTCTTTTAAGTGCCGGATGACTTTTTCTGAATTTTATCATATTTTTCATAAATTTATGTATACCTTTAAATTCAGCTAGTCTATCCCAGTTAATCCAGTTCATCTCATTATCCTGGCAATATGCATTATTGTTTCCCTGCTGAGTTTTAGCCATCTCATCACCCATTAAAATCATAGGAACACCCTGAGAAAGCATAAGTATTACAAGAAAATTTTTCATCTGTCTTTTTCTTAATTTTATAATAGATATATCTAGGATATCTCCCTCTACACCATGGTTATAAGAGTTATTGTGATTATCCCCGTCTCTGTTGTACTCCCCATTGGCATGATTATGTTTTTTATTATAAGAAACAAGGTCCCACATTGTAAATCCGTCATGAGAAGTTACGAAATTTATACTATGATAAGGCCTTCTTCCAAATTTTCTAAAAAGATCAGGACTTCCGACCAGTCTTGTGGCCAGATCCTGTACCTGTCCCATATCGCCACGTATAAACCTTCTTACAGTATCACGGAATTTACCGTTTAATTCTGCCCAACCGCATGGAAACTCTCCTAAGAAATAACCTCCGGCTGCGTCCCATCCTTCGGCGATAAGTTTCGATCCGGATAAAACGGGATCATCGGCAATATCTTTTAGGAGAGATAAGTCTCCTATCCATCGCCCGGTGCTGTCACGACCTAATATTGCTGCCAAGTCAAAACGAAATCCATCTACATTTAGCTGTCCATACCAGTATCTCAAGCTATTTATAATGAGTTCTTTTACTACTGTATGACTACAGTTTACCGTGTTACCTGTTCCAGAATAATTTGAGTAGTACATCTTGTTTTTTTCCAAAATATAATACACAGAGTTATCAAGACCTTTAAAAGATATAATAGGACCCATTTCATTACCTTCACCAGTGTGGTTAAATACGACGTCTAAAATAACCTCTATACCTTTCTTATGCAACGCTTCTACAAGTTGACGAAACTGGATAACATGCTCTCCTAGTTTTCCAAGTACTTTTCTGTCTCCAGAAAGATAATTCGAAGTAGGTGCATAAAAACCAATAGGGTTATACCCCCATACATTCTTTAACTTTTCTCCAGTTATAGGGTTGGTTCCCACTACATCATCCTCATCAAATTCAAATATAGGAAGAAGCTGTACAGCAGTGACTCCAAGATCCTTTAAATGATCAATTTTCTCCATAAGTCCCTTATATGTCCCAGGATGTGTTACATTAGAATTTTTGTTTGCAGTAAACAATTTCACATGCATCTCATAAATAATTGTATCTCGAAATTCGTTTTTTGGTTTCATATCTTCAGACCAGTTGTATGTTCTGGTATCTAATATCAAACCTTTTCTAGGAGATTTTGGGCAGCCATTTTTAGGAGTTATACACTTTGCATAGGGATCTAAAATTAGTTTGTCAGGGGAAAATCTATGTCCGAGCTTCATATCAAAAGGCCCGTCTACTATCCACCCATAATAGTAACCTTCAGTCATACCTTCTACATACACATGCCATATATCTCCTGTTTTATTAACATTTTTATCTAATTTATATGAAAAACAAGGTTCACAATCATCTGAGTGTTCAAATATATGTAAAGTCATACTGGTTGCATTCCTGCTGAATATTCCAAAATTCACTCCTGCATCAAGAACAATCGCCCCCATAAAATAAATTCCAGGTCGAGCTATCAATTTATTCATAAAAACCACCTCCAAAACTCTATCTATATAATACCATTTTTTTCCGATTTTCATTTATTGTTTAGATAAAATCAAAACTACCACTTCAAGTGGTAGTTTGCTCATGCCCTAGAAGGGCGCTTTTCCAGCATTGGGCTGAAGCCCTTCTGAACGGTTTGCCAACCGCGTAATATTTCATTTAGCTACTCAAGTAGCTCTTTGTTTCTAGCTCTTTTTTACTTTACCTCCAGTAAAAGGATCAATATATTCTTTCAATGTTAATTGATCTTCTGCAATATCTTCTTGCAACTGATTTCTAATATAATCTTCGATCCTTTTCCTGTTACGACCTACTGTATCTACATAGTATCCGCGGCACCAAAAGTGCCTGTTTCCATACTTATATTTTAGATTTGCATGTCGATCAAATATCATTAATGAACTTTTTCCTTTTAAATACCCCATGAAACTAGATACACTCAATTTAGGCGGTATGCTCACAAGCATATGTATGTGATCTTTACATGCGCTTGCTTCGTGTATCTCTACTTTTTTATTCTCGCAAAGTTTTCTAAGTATTTGCCCAATATCTTGCTTTATCTTTCCATAGATTACTTTTCTCCTGTACTTAGGTGCAAAGACTATGTGATATTTACAATTCCATCTTGTGTGTGCTAAACTATTACTATCCATTTAAACCTCCTTTTGTATCTCAACTGGTCGGCAAACCTAAGTTGATTATATCAAAGGAGGTTTTCTATTTTATACGCATAGCCTTCCGGCATTTTGGGTCCACCTGCAGAGCAGGTGGTTTTCTTTTTCTATAATAAAAAGGCAGAATAAATTTCTGCCTTTTAAGCTAATGTCAATTAAGAGTTTATAAACCCCTATAATATTAACCTTTATTAATTTATTATCTTATTTATACTAAGTTTTATCAATTATTTGCTCGTATATGAAGTTCCATAGCTGTTGTAATGAACCTTTGAAAAATCCATGTCCTCTTCAGTATAAGCTGGCCTTTCTTGTTCTGGATATCCCATTGCCAGTATAGCAAGCACTTTGATATCCTCCTCTATACCTAATATCTCTCTTGCTATAACATCTGCTCCTCTTCCGTCTTCAGATGGTCTTTTGTCAATCTGGACCCAGCATGATTTAAGGCCCTTTTCTTCCGCCTCTAGCTGCATAAATGTAAGAGCTATAGAGCAGTCTTCTAACCATGTATCTGACTTTTCCTCTCTACCTAAAACCACTATTGCTACTGGGGCATCTTTCACAAGCTGCCCTCCTGCAGGTTTTGCCTTAGAAAGTTTATCTAATTTAGCACTGTCGTCTACCACCACAAATTCCCAAGGTCTTTTATTTTTCCCACTTGGAGATATTAGTCCCGCCTTTAGAATAGTTTCCAATTTTTCAGTTTCTACCGGTTTTTCTTGAAATTTTCTTATACTTCTTCTTTTTTTCAGTAATTCAAACAACATAATTTATTCCCCCTTAATCTTCTATTAAATCATATAAAAGTTCTATCTCTTCTTTCCACAATGTTTCATCTATGGTTTCTAGAATAATAGGCATTTTATCAAACCTGGTATCATTCATAAATCTCTTAAAAAAGTCCATTCCGAGAACACCCTTTCCTATACTATGATGCCTGTCTTTTCGGCTTCCTGTGTCAAACTTTGAGTCATTGAGATGAATGGCCTTTAGATATTTGAAACCTACAGTTTTCTCAAACGCATTCATTGTTTTATCATATCCTTCTTTATCTTTTAACTCATAACCAGCTGCAAGGGTGTGACATGTGTCTAAACAGACTCCTATTCTGGATTTATCATCTATTCTTTCTATTATATAAGCTAGATCTTCGAATCTGTTTCCAAGATTAGATCCCTGGCCAGCTGTGTTTTCTAGTATCACAGAAATATACTCTGTGGATTCTAAGGCTTTATTTATTCCGTTAGATATATGATCAAGACATTCTTCTCGTGAGATCTCATTCAGGTGACTTCCCGGATGTGTGTTTATATATTTCAGACCCAGTTGTTCACATCTTTTCATCTCGTCGATAAATGCATTTAGTGATTTTCCTCTTTTTTCTGCATCTGGATTTCCAAGGTTTATAAGGTATCCGTCATGGGGTAAAACTACATCAGGAGTATACTTATTTTTCTCCATTGCCTCTTTGAACTTTTCTATATCCTTATCAGTAAGTGGTTTTGCTTCCCAACGTCTCTGATTTTTTACAAAAAGTCCAAAGGCCCTTGCCCCTATACCCCTGGCATTTATAGGGGCGTTGAAGACCCCACCTGAAGCACTTACATGCGTCCCAACATACTTGTTTTTAATTTTTTCTTCTCTGCTTCTTGTATCTTTTTTAGTTTTTTTATTCATCGGATACTGCTCCTGTTATCACTTTATATATAGAAAGAGTATAACATATTTTTATACTTTTCCTATTCTGGGAATCGACCATAGTACATGATGGATAATTCTCCATAGACCTTGTCCTACTTTTTAAGGTTTTTTTCCGCTATTGCTAAACAGATAAAATGCCTTAAGGAGCACTTGATTTGATGGAAAGACACTAGAACTTGAAACAGACTCAGAGTGGTGATTTCTAGCTCATCATACACGTTTTATGCCAAATTCTTTTTTCTTTTTAATTTCCATTTTCAAAAGCGTAGTAGATCGCATTAATAGCATTTCCCAAATCATCTGATTCAACACCAATAATAATATTGATTTCACTTGAACCTTGATCAATCATTCTAATATTAATATTCTCTTTTGCTAAAGCTGCAAAAACTTTTGCAGACATTCCTGGTATCTCTGCAATTCCATAACCAACAGTAGCAATAATTGCCATATTAGAAAAAACATTTATAGAGTTTGGTTCACACTCTTGGTTGATTTCTTCAATTGCCTTATCTAATTTTCCTTTTACTTTACAATCTTGAATAACAATAGATAAAGTATCTATCCCAGATGGTAGATGCTCAACAGAAATTTCATATTTTTCTAATATAGATAATATTTTTCTAATAAAACCAATTTGTCCATTCATAAGGTCTTTATGAATAGCTAAAACTGTAAAGTTTTTAGTTCCTGCTATACCTGTAATTTTTCCTACCTTTAAATTATCACTGTAATCCTCGACAATGATTGTCCCTTTATGGTCAGGATCATTAGTATTTCTGATATTAATTGGAATACCAGCTTCCCGTACTGGAAATACTGCTTCATCATGTAATACATTAGCACCCATATAAGAAAGCTCTCTAAGCTCTTTATAAGTTATTTTTTCAATAGGCTTAGGATTATTAACGATTCTTGGGTCTGCCATAAGAAAACCAGAAACATCTGTCCAATTTTCATAAACTTCTGCGTTAACTGCTTTAGCTATAATGGCTCCTGTAACATCTGATCCACCTCTTGAAAAAGTTTTAATTTCTCCATCAAAGGATGAACCATAAAACCCAGGTATCACTGCATTTTCAACACCTATTAAGGTTTCACGAATTGTTTTATAAGTTTTTTCAACATCAAGGTTATTGTTTTGGTTAAAATAAATCATATCTTTTGGATCTAAGAATTTAAACCCTAACAGCTGTGATAAAATAAGACCATTTAAATATTCTCCTCGACTTGCTACATAATCTGTGTTAGCACCTTTAGATATATTTTCTTTTATTTCAATTAAATAGGGCTTGATATTAAAATCAAGATTAAGATCCCTGACAATTTCTTCGTACCTATTAGATATAATTTCAAATACTTGATCAAATGGCACTGACTTTTGAACATGCTGACGGCACAAATAAAGTAAGTCTGTTATTTTTGAATCTTCTTTATTTCTTTTTCCTGGCGCCGAAGTAATAACAAATTTTCTTTTTGGATCTTTTTTAACAATATTAAACACTTTCATCATCTGGCTTGCATTAGCAACTGATGATCCACCAAATTTTGCAACTTTAATTCCCATGAACTACATCTCCTTTGATAGTAAACTTTCTTTTTTATGAAAATTATTATTATTGATTTATTTCAATACACCGTCCTAATTTTGAAGATTCATTTAATATTTTATACCAACAACTGTCATTTTCCACCTATGAAATAAGAAAAGTTAACCTAAATGATACATGCACTTACATGTGCCCCAAAAAATTTATTTTTTCTTTCCTGGTTATTGTATCTTTTTTAGTTTTTTTATTCATTGGATACTACTCCTAATAATGACCTATATATGAATAGAGTATAACATATTTTTATAATAGATATTAAGAGCATTTATCTAAATTTTTAATTTCGAAAGTAAAAAAGGATAGGATTTCAAAATTGGCAATTTAAGCTTCTATTTTTTTTAGAGTATTTTTTATAATTTTATCTTCTATCTTTTTATCATTGGTATTTAAGGAATGGATTAAAAACTCATTTTATTTATAAAAATTACAAGACCTCAGGCAGCTAATCCTGAGGTCCCGTAAAAAATTATTTTTATCCTTTGCTATGATTGGAAGGGACATAACAAAATTTGAGGATAACATATTCAAATGAATCTGATAAGCCATTTTTAAATATATATACATCACTTTTATGTCTCAAAATGGCCGGTGTTTGTACTCTGTTTAATTTTAGAAATGCACGAAAATATTAACCTGTGCATATTTAATTCTAAAATAAATTTGTTTTGCCATGCTTAATCTTAATAACGTATTTTCAAAAGAAAAAAGATTCGAATATCGTATTCGATTAGGATATCTGCCATAGGGTTTCATAAATGATTTCGGATATTTTCAATTGTAGAAGATGAGCATTTATACGTTTAAAATTGACGTAAGTAATGGATTTACCTAAAGATAAAGACTTGTATTCTTTAAAAGAAAAATTCTTTTCATTAAGTTCTTTTGCTATTATTTTTTCCAGAAGATCCTCTATACGAGGAAGCTCATCTTTGATTAAATCAAGCAAGGCAGTTTGACTAAATAACTCATGGTCCATATCGCAAATATTTGCAAAATCCTTTATTGTTTCCCAAGGAACTCTTTGATATTTTTTTATTATCCTGTCACTTATTTTTCTTGATGCTTTACCTATCTTCACCAGGACAGGAACTGAATGGTTAAATGGAATGTTATCAAAATAATTAAGAAACTCAGATATATTTTGATATGATTTATCGGTTTCTGAAAGTTCTCCAAACAAAAATATAGAGAATGAAGTTGCCGAGATAACTATTAAACAAAAGATATTTTTTATGGAAGATATCCCTAATGGACCTAAAGCCTGGGATATGAAAGAACAAATTTCAAAAATGATTTTTAAATTTGAAAAATTAAAAAATATTTTTATAATACATAAAAATTAATTTAAATAAACATTGTTTTTAACTAATTAAATCAATATATAAAATTACATGTTTAATTTCAAAAGAATACATTTTGATTAATAACTTGTGAATCATATAACTTATCCAATACAGATCTTTAGTTGAAGTATCAAGGATATAAAAATACTACTTAATAAAAATAAAATTACATTTTTTTATAAAAAAAAGTTCATTTTTTGATAGTTTTATGATAAAGTAGAGTATAACAAAACTTTCCAACCAGCTATACCCGACAGTAATCTCCCCAAGGTGGCTGTCACCTCAAAACTTATATTCAATATTTATAATTGAAAAATATGATGAGATAATCGCTAATGGTTATCTCATTTTTTATTATGATAGATTTTTAAACATTCCTTTGCCATATAAAGAGCTTCTTCAAAATCTTCACTATATGTATATCTTACCAAGTGTTTCTATACGTTTCAATCAGGATATTAATAGTATAAACTGAAAAAGACAAGAACCTCTCTTGCATTTTATTTGTTTTTTATCTAGACTAATATTTATATTAAAGAAGAAAAAAAGACTGGAAATTAATCCAGCCTCTACCCTAAAAACATATTTTTTAATAGAAGTATTATCCCTAAAATATAGGTTATTATTGACAAAACTTTTCGTTTTGGATTATTTCTAGAAATTAAGTAATTTATTCCCATTAGAGTAATTATCATTATATTTGACATCCTTTTGGATCAAGGTAAAATTTACTAAAAGCATGAGGGACCACCTGTCCTCTAGCATTACTTTTATTTCCCCCTTCCCTTTCACACCTCCTTTTTATTATTATATTTTGGTTATTTAAACTGCTTGGTATATATTAGGTGTATTTCATAATTCTACTGGTTATTTTCTACTATATACTGTAATTTGATATGTTCTATAATATAAGAAAGTTAACCTCAATGACACACGCATTTACATGTGCCTCCAAATGTTTACTTTTTATTTTTTCTTCTCTGATTTTTTTTATAAAATCTCACTCCGCTGACTATAATTATCTCTTTGAAAGTATAACATATGAAAAATATTATTAAAACCTTAATCTCCTAATAAATATAGAAATAGATCTATAGAAATAATCTTATATGCATTTAAATACCTGACTTTCCAAAGAATTGAGATAAGTGTATCAATGTCTATCTTATAAATTTCTTCAACAGTATTTGGGTTTCGAAGTTTTAATATCAAATAATTTTCATCTATATAAAATTAAAATTATTATATTTATCAAAACAAATTTTATAATCCTGATTTTTATATTTAATGTTTCTCGAATTGTATAATTAACTGCAACAGGTTATTTTTTAAGGAGTATAGGATATTTTTATAAGAGACATTAAGGCCATTTATTTAAAATTTTACTTTTTTAAAAAACTAGACAGTCTTATAAATGGAACTTAAATTTATAAGACCGTTAGAATCAAAAGATTTTCTCACAAATAAAAATCAATAAAAGATAAAAAAATCGCACTAATAATAAAAAAACTTGTGCTCCTAGAGAACACAGAAAAAAAGAAGGACTGACCATAGAAAAAATAAAATTAAAAATATAATAATAAATATATTAAAGGAAAAAAACCTGCATCGAGTATAATTTTTTTAAGGATATTCTCAAGATATGGTGTATCTTGAGATTATCTTTTTAGAAACAAACCTATTAAAATTTTCTCCCTAAGAAAGCCAGACCTAGGTCTGGCTTTCAAGACATAAGTGAAATGTAAAATGAAACTGAATAAAACCTTATTTTATTGTGATCCTATGTTTACTAATAAAATTTTTATATATCGTTGCAATGGTTTAAAAATCCCAAAGGTGATACTATGTATATCAATAAAATTAAAAGTATAATAGAGGATTATATAAGTAGCCTTAACTCCTCGGATATTTCCAAAATTATTTCTTTAGTTCACCGAGATATAGGTATTTACAGCATGAAAAATGGTGATATTGTAAAATTGGCTTTAGGAAAAGAGGAATTCAAG
This window encodes:
- the nfo gene encoding deoxyribonuclease IV, coding for MNKKTKKDTRSREEKIKNKYVGTHVSASGGVFNAPINARGIGARAFGLFVKNQRRWEAKPLTDKDIEKFKEAMEKNKYTPDVVLPHDGYLINLGNPDAEKRGKSLNAFIDEMKRCEQLGLKYINTHPGSHLNEISREECLDHISNGINKALESTEYISVILENTAGQGSNLGNRFEDLAYIIERIDDKSRIGVCLDTCHTLAAGYELKDKEGYDKTMNAFEKTVGFKYLKAIHLNDSKFDTGSRKDRHHSIGKGVLGMDFFKRFMNDTRFDKMPIILETIDETLWKEEIELLYDLIED
- a CDS encoding glycogen debranching protein yields the protein MNKLIARPGIYFMGAIVLDAGVNFGIFSRNATSMTLHIFEHSDDCEPCFSYKLDKNVNKTGDIWHVYVEGMTEGYYYGWIVDGPFDMKLGHRFSPDKLILDPYAKCITPKNGCPKSPRKGLILDTRTYNWSEDMKPKNEFRDTIIYEMHVKLFTANKNSNVTHPGTYKGLMEKIDHLKDLGVTAVQLLPIFEFDEDDVVGTNPITGEKLKNVWGYNPIGFYAPTSNYLSGDRKVLGKLGEHVIQFRQLVEALHKKGIEVILDVVFNHTGEGNEMGPIISFKGLDNSVYYILEKNKMYYSNYSGTGNTVNCSHTVVKELIINSLRYWYGQLNVDGFRFDLAAILGRDSTGRWIGDLSLLKDIADDPVLSGSKLIAEGWDAAGGYFLGEFPCGWAELNGKFRDTVRRFIRGDMGQVQDLATRLVGSPDLFRKFGRRPYHSINFVTSHDGFTMWDLVSYNKKHNHANGEYNRDGDNHNNSYNHGVEGDILDISIIKLRKRQMKNFLVILMLSQGVPMILMGDEMAKTQQGNNNAYCQDNEMNWINWDRLAEFKGIHKFMKNMIKFRKSHPALKREHFFTDTDIDGDGYSDITWHGVKACTPDWSHYSRSIAFMIDGGDTRDIEETDNDIYVALNSYHETLIFELPILKNGKKWYRVVDTYLEEDFLEEPTIVQRRKYLVHPKSSVILISK
- a CDS encoding nitroreductase family protein, which translates into the protein MLFELLKKRRSIRKFQEKPVETEKLETILKAGLISPSGKNKRPWEFVVVDDSAKLDKLSKAKPAGGQLVKDAPVAIVVLGREEKSDTWLEDCSIALTFMQLEAEEKGLKSCWVQIDKRPSEDGRGADVIAREILGIEEDIKVLAILAMGYPEQERPAYTEEDMDFSKVHYNSYGTSYTSK
- a CDS encoding aspartate kinase, giving the protein MGIKVAKFGGSSVANASQMMKVFNIVKKDPKRKFVITSAPGKRNKEDSKITDLLYLCRQHVQKSVPFDQVFEIISNRYEEIVRDLNLDFNIKPYLIEIKENISKGANTDYVASRGEYLNGLILSQLLGFKFLDPKDMIYFNQNNNLDVEKTYKTIRETLIGVENAVIPGFYGSSFDGEIKTFSRGGSDVTGAIIAKAVNAEVYENWTDVSGFLMADPRIVNNPKPIEKITYKELRELSYMGANVLHDEAVFPVREAGIPINIRNTNDPDHKGTIIVEDYSDNLKVGKITGIAGTKNFTVLAIHKDLMNGQIGFIRKILSILEKYEISVEHLPSGIDTLSIVIQDCKVKGKLDKAIEEINQECEPNSINVFSNMAIIATVGYGIAEIPGMSAKVFAALAKENINIRMIDQGSSEINIIIGVESDDLGNAINAIYYAFENGN
- the tnpA gene encoding IS200/IS605 family transposase, with product MDSNSLAHTRWNCKYHIVFAPKYRRKVIYGKIKQDIGQILRKLCENKKVEIHEASACKDHIHMLVSIPPKLSVSSFMGYLKGKSSLMIFDRHANLKYKYGNRHFWCRGYYVDTVGRNRKRIEDYIRNQLQEDIAEDQLTLKEYIDPFTGGKVKKS